A window of Lysobacter sp. TY2-98 genomic DNA:
GCCTTCGAGATACCCGAAGCACTTACCGCTCCACGTCCACATCCAGACCATAGCGATCTCCCCATGTAGGCCTAACACCTGAGTTAAGCCGCGCCGCGAAGCGGCGTCGGCTTGGACGAATTGTTAGGCCTACGGTAGCAACTCTTCGGCCCCAACGCCGCTCGGCCACGTTTCCGGCTGAAAGGAAACAACCGCAGAAGGCGCGAACGATTTAAGTTCACCCGCTAGAGCACGGCCGGTGGAATTGAACGCCTCGAGCTCCGACGCATTCCACTCTTTGCGGTTCCAGTACCGCTCTATCCAAGCATCGAATGCGTCACCGAGCGCCTGAGGCAGTGAGAGATCGGCGTGTTCGACCATGCCGTGGCGAAATGGCCCGATATCTCCATCCGCCCAGATGCCGGATGAGCCGTAGTCAGCCATGACGCGAAGCTTCGGTTGCGATGACATTTGTTCGGAGGCCTAACACCTGAGTTAAGCCGCGCCGCGAAGCGGCGTCGGCTTGGACGAATTGTTAGGCGCAACGATACCGCTGCGGAGCACGATCTAGAAGCTAGGACAGGGGAGGGCGCCGCGACGACGCCTGCCTGGGCTGCCGGGAGCGAAACGCCCGCGATAGGAATCAACAGCGCCCGCGAAGTGCCACCCGACGCGACGGCGGAGCGCGAAAGATCGGGCGCTGCGGTCATGCCCGCCGAGCACGTGGCCAGCGACGCTGCCGGCTGGCAGTTGGGCGCGATTCGGTGTGACCGAAGACGGCTTGGAATCGGTGAGCTGTGCGCGACAGCGGGCAGCGATGCGATGAGCTTGAGATGGACTGCGGCGCGAGAGATTACGAGTGAAGCCGCGTGCAACGCAGGCGGCGCAACGCGTTAACCTCTCAGAGCATTTTCAGCTGATGCCTAACACCTGAGTTAAGCCGCGCCGCGAAGCGGCGTCGGCTTGGACGAATTGTTAGGCGCAACGATACCGCTGCGGAGCACGATCTAGAAGCTAGGACAGGGAAGAGCGCCGCGACGACGCCTGCCTGGGCTGCCGGGAGCGAAACGCCCGCGATAGGAATCAGTGGCGCCCGCGAAGTGCCACCCGACCCGATGGCGGCGCGGGAAAGATCGGGCGCTGCGGTCATGCCCGCCGAGCACGCGGCCTGCGACGCTGCCGCCTGACAGTCGGGCGCGATTCCGTGTGACCGAAGACGGCTTGGAATCGGTGAGCTGCGCGCGAAAGCGGGCAGCGATGCGATGAGCTTGAGATGGACGATGCGCGAGAGATTGCGAGTGAAGCCGCGTGCAACGCAGGCGGCGCAACGCGCCAACCTCTCAGAGCATTCTCAGCTGATGCCTAACACCTGAGTTAAGCCGCGCCGCGAAGCGGCGTCGGCTTGGACGAATTGTTAGGCCTCAGCCGGAACAAGGCTGCCGAGCCCAATACAGTTCTTCTGAGTGCAACCGTACCAGACGGTTTCATTGAACTCGCATTCGCCCTGCAGATTATCCGGACCGAAGGTGCAGTCCTCGAACCGACAGTCGACGAATCGGCACCCGGAGAAAATGGCTCCGCGAAAGGCGCAGCCGGTAAAGGTGCAGCCAACGAACAGGCCCAAGTTGAAATGTGGCCAGTACCAATCAATTCCGTGAAGAGTGCAGAACAAGAAGGCCGAGCCGATGTGGCCCCCTTCGATCGACGGAACGGCCAGTTCGCAGTAGCGCAAGACAGAATCATCGAGGAGCTTCGACAGCTCCGATGCTTCTGTGACGAGCGCTTGTTCCTTCAACATGAGGCCTAACACCTGAGTTAAGCCGCGCCGCGAAGCGGCGTCGGCTTGGACGAATTGTTAGGGCCCAAGCCTAGCGCAAACGCAGCAACGGCCTGAGCACTCTGTTGCGTTGCAGTTTGAAGTAGGAGATGCGGACCTAGGAGCGCGATTGTTTGGCACGAGGGTAGCGACTTCGCCAGCTCGGCGGAGGCTGAGGCTGCCAGCAGGCGATCGTTGTTGGCAGTGAGCTGCAGGACCGGCACGCGAATGCGGCCGAGCAGCTCCGAGACATCAACGCACATAGCCGCGGCCGCACGTAAGCGAAGAACAGCCGGAGTGACGGACTGCAGAGCTGCCGCGAGCTGGGCCTGCAAATGCGGCGTAGCCCACGCGCCGAGGAGCGCCCAAGACAGCAGGGGCATCGGTGGCCGCGCGGGTGCAAACCGGACTAACGGAGCGAGGGCTGAGATACCGCGCACGGGCGCGCGGGCAAACGTGGTGGAAAGAACGAGCCCGACGAGACCTGGGGGTGGTGCCGCAGCGATGCGAATAGCCAAAGGACCAGAGAACGATTCGCCGAGCAACACGAAAGGCCGCGACGACGGCAACTGTGCTCGAGCTAGCGGCTCCAACTCGTTGTAGCCGAGCGGGCGATCGCGTGGATACGCGATTGCATGAGCAGGAACGCCACGCTCGGCAACCGCCGAGCAGAATTCTTCCAGCAAAGAAGTTGTACCGTCGAGCCCGGGAAGAATCACGACTGCGGTCATGTCGCCTCTTGGGCCCTAACACCTGAGTTAAGCCGCGCCGCGAAGCGGCGTCGGCTTGGACGAATTGTTAGGGGGCAATGCGGCGAACCACAAGTGGTGCCCCATTGTGCTGATCTATGGCCCGCAGGCTGATGCCCTGGGCATCTGCGCGAAACTCCACCGCAACGCGCGGTTCGCCGCGGCGGTCAGGCTTGAACCCAGAGATCTGGTAGTTGCCGAGAGTGTGATTGGCCTTGGCTACGGCCGCGCTTCCACGAAGCAGATGGACCGAGATTTGACCTTGTTGATCTTCTGCTGTGCTGAACGTCTGACGCGCGGTACACGGCAGCTTGCAGCCCTGCACCAGCAAAGGGGTGAAGACGCCACCGAGCGTCTCAATACCCACGGGCTCCAGCAGGACCCCGCTGGACGAGATTGCAGGCGAATTCGGCTCGGCGATAACCGTCGCGTCGTTCGCGACGCCACAGCCTGCCAAGAAGAGAAATGCTGCGCCGGCGACTGCCCTCACCTTGCCCCCTAACACCGGAGTTAAGCCGGCGCCGCGAAGCGGCGTCGGCTTGAACGACTAGTTAGAGCCCACGCAGCCGAGATGCTGGCCCCGCTGCTCCACGAGGCAAAAGTGTGGCACGAAAGCGATGACCGCGAGCAAGGCGGATCGGGGCGCCGCAGGCGCGCCGCAAGGCGAGGAAGACTGAGCTGCCGGACCGATGGCCGCCGGCAAGTTGGCGCTGCCGTTCGTAGAACAGCAACGACCTGACGAATACGGAGCAGCGCGAGCTTGCAGCTATGAACCTGCAAACCGATGTGGCCGTAAGCCAAAAAATTTGGAAAAGCGATTCACCCGACAACCGCAATGCAAGCCGGCGTGGGCGCTAACACCTGAGTTAAGCCGCGCCGCGAAGCGGCGTCGGCTTGGACGAATTGTTAGGCCACAACCCCGTTACGACGAGAGCCGCTGAATAAGTTGCGACA
This region includes:
- a CDS encoding pentapeptide repeat-containing protein; amino-acid sequence: MLKEQALVTEASELSKLLDDSVLRYCELAVPSIEGGHIGSAFLFCTLHGIDWYWPHFNLGLFVGCTFTGCAFRGAIFSGCRFVDCRFEDCTFGPDNLQGECEFNETVWYGCTQKNCIGLGSLVPAEA
- a CDS encoding alpha/beta hydrolase, which codes for MTAVVILPGLDGTTSLLEEFCSAVAERGVPAHAIAYPRDRPLGYNELEPLARAQLPSSRPFVLLGESFSGPLAIRIAAAPPPGLVGLVLSTTFARAPVRGISALAPLVRFAPARPPMPLLSWALLGAWATPHLQAQLAAALQSVTPAVLRLRAAAAMCVDVSELLGRIRVPVLQLTANNDRLLAASASAELAKSLPSCQTIALLGPHLLLQTATQQSAQAVAAFALGLGPNNSSKPTPLRGAA
- a CDS encoding Hsp70 family protein; this translates as MRAVAGAAFLFLAGCGVANDATVIAEPNSPAISSSGVLLEPVGIETLGGVFTPLLVQGCKLPCTARQTFSTAEDQQGQISVHLLRGSAAVAKANHTLGNYQISGFKPDRRGEPRVAVEFRADAQGISLRAIDQHNGAPLVVRRIAP